A region of the Orenia marismortui DSM 5156 genome:
GATGGAAAAATATATCAAGTGATGTTAGGAGCTAGAGAAATAAATCAAAGACTATTACCAAATCAGACTTGGGTTAATAAAAGATTGAATTATACTCATGGATTTGGTTTAGCTATGAGTCCAGTAAATGGAGTTACAGAAGGTGGAGTTCCAGAGTTTCTGATTAAAGATATCCCTCCAAAAAGCCAAAAGTTAGAAGTTAAAGAACCAAGAGTTTATTATGGCGAATTAACAGATCAATATGTAATATCCAATACTCGAACTCAAGAATTTGATTATCCAGCAGGTGATACGAATAATTATATTAATTATCAAGGAAATGGGGGAGTAAAATTAAATTCTCCTATTAAAAGGTTAGCTTTTGCGATTAAATATGGTACTTTGAAACTATTATTAAATAATGATATCACAGAAGAAAGCAGGTTGATGTTTGATCGTAATATTAAAAAAAGAGTAAGAAAGATTGCACCTTTCTTAAAGTATGATAGTGATCCTTACTTAGTAGTAAGTCAAAATGGAAGATTGTATTGGATTCAAGATGCATATACAATAAGTAATAGATATCCATACTCTGAACCCTTAAGTAATCTAAAAAATAATTATTCTGAACAATTAAGTAGATTAGGATATAATATAAATTATATTAGAAATTCAGTCAAAGTAGTTATTGATGCGTATAATGGTAAGGTTAAATTTTATATCTCAGACCAAAATGATCCCATTATTGAGACCTATAATAAAATTTTCCCTGGATTATTTAATAAATTGGAGAAAATGCCTGAAAATCTTAATAATCATATAAGATATCCCCAAGACTTATTTAAGGTCCAAGCAGCTATTTATAACAAATATCATATGAAAGATCCTAAGGTATTTTACAATAAAGAAGACCTATGGGAACTACCACAAGAAAATTATGCAGGAACTCCTATTGCAATGGAACCATATTACACAATTATAAAGTTGCCAGATGAAGAGAAAGAGGACTTCTTATTAATGTTGCCTTTTACTCCAATTAAGAAGAATAATATGATTTCCTGGTTAGCTGCTAAATCTAATCAAAAAGATTATGGAAAGTTAATTTTATATAAATTTCCTAAGAGAAAATTAGTTTATGGACCAATGCAAATAGAGGCTAGAATTGATCAGAATTCTGAAATATCAAAGCAGTTGAGCCTCTGGAATCAAAGAGGATCTAGAGTGATAAGAGGGAATCTCTTAACAATTCCGATTAAGAATTCAATTCTTTATGTTGAACCAATTTATTTACAAGCTGAACAGAGTCAATTACCAGAGTTAAAAAAGGTTGTTGTATCATATGGAGAAAAAGTGATTATGGAAAATAATCTAGATTTAGCATTAAGAAAGTTATTTAATATAAAAGATAAAAGTGATAGAGAAGATCTTGAAGTAAACAGAGAAGAAAATTATGAAGACATTGGTATAGATTTAACAGTCCAGCAATTAGTTGAAGATATTACCAGACTATATCAAAAATCTAAGAAAGAATTACAAGCAGGTAATTGGAGTGAATATGGTCAATTAATTGAAAAGTTAGAAGAAAAATTAAATACTTTAGAAAATAAAACTAAACAATAGTAGTTTAAGCACTAAGGGGCTATTAATATCCCCTTAGTGCTTTTTTATAGAAGGAATTAGAGATGAAATATAGAAATTGTTAATATATAAAATTTTATAAATTAATAATTAGTATATATTTTATGTTTTGATAGAATCAAAAGGAGGAAGTTATGGAAGAAAAGATTAAGGTTATCCAACAAGTTTTAGAAATTAATGAAGAAGAGGCCAAAAAAGCTCTAAAATTAGCTGAAAATGATTTAGATAAAGCTCTTAAAATGGAAGAGTACATTGCAAAAAATTATCTTACGATACAAGTTAAATTTAGATATGGAGGGCAAAATTATAATGAACAATATGGGCTAATTAGTTTGATTTGGAATGGTAAAGAAGGTGAAGTAATTAATACAATATCTGTTATAGATAATAAAGAAAAGATTTCTGATATATTGATTGAAGTTGATCATTCAGTTTTTATGAAAGCCTTAAAACAGATATCGGAAGAGACTACATCAAATCTTGAATATCAATTTAAAAAAGGCTTAGAAGATCAGTTCAACCCAACAGTTATTTATCAAATTTTTAAATTTATCAAAGAAGAAACTCCTTCAAAGGTTGAGGCTATCATAGGAGAAAAGATTAGAAATATTATAGAAGAAGATATAGAATTAGAACTATATGCAGAACTAATTACTAAAGAGAAGTTATTAAAAATATATCCTGAATATTTTCAAGATAATATTGACTCAGAAGATAAATCAGATAATGTGTCAAATGATGGTAATAAAAAGAACTTTAATCTTGATATTAATTTAAATTGTGTTCCTGTTATTTCAGCTACTAAAGGAAAAAGAGTTCAAGAATTATCTATAGGAGATAAACTAAAGGTACAAATTACTGATAATAAAGAGATAGGAAAATATCTCAATAACTTACTCAAGGATAGTTCAGGAACAGCTACTGCTATAA
Encoded here:
- a CDS encoding UPF0182 family membrane protein; its protein translation is MKKIYRGLILATILTVILMINFLGVGVNFYTDVLWFKNLNLNDVFWTIFKTKILVRFGVWILFSSFIFINLLFTRDKIIDLINNLKERKDQDDHIIELKPKGSNGILTLLTPGRLNLIYLLLSLLIGFIFSTIGSNSWKVVLEFLNSTSFNLKDPLFNKDISFYIFKFPAYQLVYQLLSTLLIITGLIIGGVHLLINQNKSILNRINNKAKYHLSFLISLFFILKAWGYRLNMFQLLYSKRGVVFGASYTDVHAQLLGLKALSFIALLLAIFIFINIFIRNTKLIIGGVVTLFVTSILLTAIYPGIIQQYQVEPNEIAKEAPYIKYNIKFTTNAYNLEDIKEEDFNVKEDLNYEDILTNKATIDNIRLWDSRPLKTSYGQLQGLKSYYNFNDIDIDRYNLDGKIYQVMLGAREINQRLLPNQTWVNKRLNYTHGFGLAMSPVNGVTEGGVPEFLIKDIPPKSQKLEVKEPRVYYGELTDQYVISNTRTQEFDYPAGDTNNYINYQGNGGVKLNSPIKRLAFAIKYGTLKLLLNNDITEESRLMFDRNIKKRVRKIAPFLKYDSDPYLVVSQNGRLYWIQDAYTISNRYPYSEPLSNLKNNYSEQLSRLGYNINYIRNSVKVVIDAYNGKVKFYISDQNDPIIETYNKIFPGLFNKLEKMPENLNNHIRYPQDLFKVQAAIYNKYHMKDPKVFYNKEDLWELPQENYAGTPIAMEPYYTIIKLPDEEKEDFLLMLPFTPIKKNNMISWLAAKSNQKDYGKLILYKFPKRKLVYGPMQIEARIDQNSEISKQLSLWNQRGSRVIRGNLLTIPIKNSILYVEPIYLQAEQSQLPELKKVVVSYGEKVIMENNLDLALRKLFNIKDKSDREDLEVNREENYEDIGIDLTVQQLVEDITRLYQKSKKELQAGNWSEYGQLIEKLEEKLNTLENKTKQ